In Nocardia sp. NBC_00403, one DNA window encodes the following:
- a CDS encoding carboxymuconolactone decarboxylase family protein — protein MSRLPLIQSDVAAGAAATLLARVQQALGVTPNMTRAMANSPAVLEAYLGFSGALAGGELSAATRERIALLVAEENGCDYCLSAHTYIGANIAELDAEEIERSRRGRSADPKAEAVLAFATAVVRTRGGVDEADLKAATAAGLTDGEITEVIAGVALNVFTNYLNKAVDTDIDWPVVRHHQH, from the coding sequence ATGTCCCGTTTGCCGCTCATCCAGTCCGATGTCGCCGCTGGTGCGGCCGCCACCCTGCTCGCACGCGTGCAGCAAGCGCTCGGTGTCACCCCCAACATGACCAGGGCGATGGCCAACAGCCCCGCCGTGCTCGAGGCCTACCTCGGCTTCTCCGGTGCTCTGGCCGGCGGTGAGCTCTCCGCCGCGACCCGGGAGCGGATCGCGCTGCTGGTGGCCGAGGAAAACGGCTGTGACTACTGCCTCTCGGCGCACACCTACATCGGCGCCAACATCGCCGAGCTCGACGCCGAAGAGATCGAGCGCAGCAGGCGCGGCCGGTCCGCCGATCCGAAAGCCGAAGCCGTGCTGGCCTTCGCCACCGCGGTGGTCCGCACCCGCGGCGGTGTCGACGAGGCCGACCTGAAAGCCGCGACGGCCGCCGGTCTGACCGATGGTGAGATCACCGAAGTCATCGCAGGCGTTGCGCTCAATGTGTTCACCAACTACCTGAACAAGGCCGTCGACACCGATATCGACTGGCCGGTCGTGCGCCACCACCAGCACTGA
- a CDS encoding NADPH-dependent FMN reductase, translating into MTAFKILAISGSLRADSHNTALLRAAQKFNTGLDIEIYEGLREIPPYDMDLDGPQNRPAVVADLRRRINEADGLLIATPEFNYSIPGVLKNAIDWVSTDWTKTEGLPLLRKPVAILGAAPTNFGSVRAQLALRQVFVWTESDVVVKPEVIAFRSHERFDDEGNLVDETTIELLQGLLTALAVKIERAS; encoded by the coding sequence ATGACCGCCTTCAAGATCCTTGCCATCTCCGGCAGCCTGCGCGCCGACTCGCACAACACCGCGCTGCTGCGCGCGGCGCAGAAGTTCAACACCGGCCTGGATATCGAGATCTACGAGGGACTTCGCGAAATCCCGCCGTACGACATGGATCTGGACGGTCCGCAGAACCGGCCCGCCGTAGTCGCGGATCTGCGCAGGCGGATCAACGAGGCGGATGGTCTGCTGATCGCCACACCGGAGTTCAATTACTCCATCCCCGGTGTGCTGAAGAACGCCATCGACTGGGTCAGCACCGACTGGACCAAGACCGAGGGGCTGCCGCTGCTGCGCAAGCCGGTCGCGATCCTCGGGGCCGCGCCGACCAACTTCGGTTCGGTGCGTGCGCAACTCGCGCTGCGTCAGGTGTTCGTGTGGACCGAGAGCGACGTCGTGGTGAAGCCCGAGGTGATCGCCTTCCGCTCACACGAGCGTTTCGACGACGAGGGCAACCTCGTCGACGAGACCACCATCGAGCTGCTGCAGGGCCTGCTCACCGCACTCGCCGTCAAGATCGAGCGCGCGAGCTAG
- a CDS encoding pyridoxamine 5'-phosphate oxidase family protein has protein sequence MTGHYAQVAFTPAVREHQRKHGSLRSYERMAEVPAVADRIGQDEAWFIGERDSFYLATVGETGWPYIQHRGGPRGFLKVIDSSTLGFADFRGNRQYISRGNLDHDDRVALFLMDYSAKARMKIFGRAKTIEAVDDPELMAALAVDGYQAHVERAVLIQVEAFDWNCRQHIPELYPREEVLDAVQSLRDRIAELERENAKLRGSIGCE, from the coding sequence ATGACCGGGCATTACGCACAGGTGGCGTTCACCCCGGCCGTCCGTGAGCATCAGCGCAAGCACGGCAGCCTGCGCAGTTACGAGCGGATGGCCGAGGTGCCCGCGGTGGCCGACCGGATCGGTCAGGACGAGGCGTGGTTCATCGGGGAGCGCGACAGCTTCTACCTGGCCACGGTCGGCGAGACGGGCTGGCCCTATATCCAGCATCGGGGCGGTCCGAGGGGGTTTCTGAAGGTCATCGACTCGTCGACGCTCGGGTTTGCCGACTTCCGTGGCAACCGGCAGTACATCAGTCGCGGCAATCTCGATCATGACGACCGGGTGGCGCTGTTCCTGATGGACTACTCGGCCAAGGCTCGGATGAAGATCTTCGGACGGGCCAAAACTATCGAGGCGGTGGACGATCCGGAGCTGATGGCGGCGCTGGCTGTCGACGGCTACCAGGCGCACGTGGAGCGAGCGGTGTTGATCCAGGTCGAGGCGTTCGACTGGAACTGCCGTCAGCACATCCCTGAGCTGTATCCGCGCGAAGAAGTCCTGGACGCTGTCCAATCGCTGCGGGACCGGATCGCGGAGCTCGAACGGGAGAACGCGAAGCTGCGGGGGAGTATCGGCTGCGAGTGA
- a CDS encoding MFS transporter gives MSMRHEQVAWAGLAAMTVSFGLNFSMGVFFAPTAASYGVSASVLAIAAALGTTVTGFAQPFVGRLLDRVGSTVVLIGGLTLISGSYLALAVVRETWEFVVAYMLLGGLGFAASSTLTVTTLIGRSHGNQVGPALTRAAVGINLGQLLGPWAATVLFEPVGVRATYALLGAVGLAVTGILWAILPADRVTNTVARRGESLAGRGKVLMSFGLHSATLYVVILMLPKHAVEAGWSVVGAGRLVALAALTAGITSAAMVRLQRRHSQETLLRNLYLVRIVALTLAVSSTAPAALIAVAALFGAASFPIVPLTMAVISRGLDPARMGRTLSPVWVIHQLAAAAGLAVAGLIHAQTDSYRGYFALGLSFSVAAALLLTPTRKPEIEPVASAA, from the coding sequence ATGAGCATGCGACACGAACAGGTCGCTTGGGCCGGGTTGGCGGCAATGACCGTGTCGTTCGGCTTGAACTTCTCGATGGGTGTGTTCTTCGCGCCGACCGCCGCGTCCTACGGGGTGAGCGCATCGGTGCTGGCGATCGCTGCCGCATTGGGGACCACGGTGACAGGGTTCGCTCAGCCGTTCGTCGGCAGGCTGCTCGACCGTGTCGGTTCCACAGTGGTGTTGATCGGCGGACTCACGCTCATCTCGGGCAGCTACCTCGCACTTGCGGTAGTGCGTGAGACCTGGGAATTCGTTGTCGCCTACATGCTGCTCGGCGGGCTCGGCTTCGCGGCCTCGTCCACGTTGACGGTCACCACGCTGATCGGGCGATCGCACGGAAACCAGGTGGGGCCCGCCCTCACCCGCGCGGCGGTCGGCATCAACCTGGGTCAGCTGCTCGGGCCGTGGGCGGCGACCGTGCTGTTCGAACCCGTCGGCGTCCGAGCGACCTATGCCCTGCTCGGTGCGGTCGGGCTCGCGGTCACCGGAATCCTGTGGGCCATCCTGCCCGCCGATCGAGTCACCAATACCGTTGCCAGGCGCGGGGAGTCACTGGCCGGCCGGGGCAAGGTGCTGATGTCGTTCGGACTGCACTCGGCAACCCTGTACGTGGTGATCTTGATGCTGCCCAAGCACGCCGTCGAGGCGGGCTGGTCGGTGGTCGGGGCCGGACGCCTGGTGGCCTTGGCCGCGCTCACCGCCGGGATCACCTCCGCGGCCATGGTTCGGCTGCAACGTCGACACTCACAGGAGACCTTGCTCCGCAATCTCTATCTCGTGCGCATAGTCGCACTGACACTTGCTGTTTCGTCCACCGCACCGGCCGCGCTCATTGCGGTTGCCGCGCTGTTCGGTGCGGCGTCCTTCCCGATCGTTCCACTGACGATGGCCGTCATCTCGCGTGGTCTCGACCCCGCTCGAATGGGGCGGACACTGTCACCCGTCTGGGTGATCCACCAACTCGCCGCCGCCGCGGGACTAGCGGTCGCCGGTCTCATTCACGCCCAAACCGACAGCTACCGAGGCTATTTCGCACTCGGGCTGTCCTTCAGTGTGGCCGCGGCATTACTGCTCACCCCCACCAGGAAGCCCGAAATCGAACCAGTCGCCAGCGCGGCCTGA
- a CDS encoding alpha/beta fold hydrolase, translating to MTNVRHNTIEIQGLPVFYREAGDPSKPTLVLLHGFPTSSAMFRNLLPELAADYHLIAPDHIGFGQSAMPSVLAFDYSFEKLTEITLELLDTLGIQRFALYIQDYGAPIGLRIASRNPARVTAIITQSGNAYLEGFTPFWEVLFAHANDRATHEPAVRKLLDLDATKWQYTHGVPADRLALVSPDTWTLDQHYLDRAGNKEIQLQLFADYKLNLDGYPDFQKYFAEHRPPVLIAWGEHDEIFGPDGARAFLRDLPDAELHLLDAGHFALETHGPEIAALIRDFLGRKLG from the coding sequence ATGACCAACGTTCGCCACAACACCATCGAGATCCAGGGCCTGCCGGTCTTCTACCGTGAAGCGGGCGACCCTTCCAAGCCGACACTTGTTCTGCTGCACGGCTTTCCGACCAGCTCGGCCATGTTCCGCAACCTGCTGCCCGAGTTGGCTGCGGATTACCATCTGATCGCGCCGGACCATATCGGCTTCGGCCAGTCGGCAATGCCGTCGGTGCTCGCCTTCGATTACAGCTTCGAGAAGCTGACCGAGATCACCCTGGAACTGCTGGACACCTTGGGCATCCAGCGGTTCGCCCTCTACATCCAGGACTACGGCGCTCCGATCGGGCTGCGGATCGCTTCCCGCAACCCCGCGCGCGTCACCGCGATCATCACCCAGAGCGGCAATGCCTACCTGGAGGGTTTCACGCCGTTCTGGGAGGTGCTCTTCGCGCACGCCAACGACCGGGCCACCCACGAACCCGCCGTGCGCAAGCTGCTCGATCTCGACGCGACGAAATGGCAGTACACGCATGGTGTTCCGGCCGACCGGCTGGCGCTGGTCAGCCCCGACACCTGGACTCTGGATCAGCACTACCTGGATCGCGCCGGCAACAAGGAGATCCAGCTCCAGCTGTTCGCGGATTACAAGCTCAACCTCGACGGCTACCCGGATTTCCAGAAGTACTTCGCCGAACACCGGCCGCCGGTCCTGATCGCCTGGGGCGAGCACGACGAGATCTTCGGTCCCGACGGCGCCCGCGCTTTCCTGCGTGACCTGCCCGATGCCGAACTGCACCTGCTGGACGCGGGCCACTTCGCACTGGAGACGCACGGCCCCGAGATCGCCGCGCTGATCCGCGACTTCCTCGGCCGCAAGCTCGGCTGA
- a CDS encoding NAD(P)H-binding protein, producing MKILVTGATGNIGRMVVDHLLAAGAEEVRALTNNPRRAALPAGVEVADGYLRRVSSLPAAFAGVDRMYLAPVLETVDEVVALAKDAGIRHIVDLSGDEHTEWQPIATAVAKSGVDWTHLYAGEFTENTLMWADQVRSTGEIREPYPEAANAPITMDDIARVAATILLSDGHEGRIHHLTGPETLTRADRVRQLAEAIGGPIDFVKVSRAEAIQRLTPTMGEYAEWYVDGLEMMVEHPQQPTTAVADITGAPATTFARWAAANAHLFR from the coding sequence ATGAAGATTCTGGTGACCGGCGCGACCGGGAACATCGGCCGAATGGTCGTCGATCATCTGCTGGCCGCTGGGGCCGAGGAGGTACGGGCGCTGACCAACAACCCGCGGCGCGCTGCACTTCCCGCCGGTGTCGAGGTCGCCGACGGCTACCTGCGCCGCGTCTCGTCGCTGCCCGCGGCCTTCGCCGGTGTGGACCGGATGTACCTCGCCCCGGTGCTCGAGACCGTGGACGAGGTCGTCGCGCTGGCAAAGGATGCGGGCATCCGGCACATCGTCGACCTCTCGGGTGACGAACACACCGAATGGCAGCCGATCGCCACCGCCGTGGCGAAGTCCGGAGTCGACTGGACCCACCTGTACGCCGGCGAATTCACCGAGAACACCCTCATGTGGGCGGACCAGGTCCGCTCGACCGGTGAGATCCGCGAGCCCTACCCCGAGGCCGCGAACGCCCCGATCACCATGGACGACATCGCACGAGTGGCCGCCACCATCCTGCTGTCCGACGGACACGAAGGCCGAATCCACCACCTCACGGGCCCGGAAACCCTGACCAGAGCCGACCGGGTCCGGCAGCTCGCCGAAGCTATCGGTGGCCCGATCGACTTCGTGAAAGTGTCACGCGCAGAAGCGATCCAGCGGCTGACGCCGACCATGGGCGAGTACGCCGAATGGTATGTCGACGGCCTCGAGATGATGGTCGAGCATCCGCAACAGCCGACCACCGCGGTCGCCGACATCACCGGGGCTCCCGCCACTACCTTCGCTCGGTGGGCAGCGGCTAACGCCCACCTGTTCCGCTGA
- a CDS encoding LysR family transcriptional regulator: MELREIEIFLVLADELHFGRTAERLGVSPGRISQVIKQLESRVGAPLFVRTSRQVTPTPVGRQLRDDLAPGYQRIKQAIAEATANGHGITGVLRVGFSGAWCGNLIVAAGNLFQTRYPACKIQIQEAALNDRFGPLRTRELDLQLTEFPADEPDVTTGPVIFSHPRALTVPAAHPLAGRESVSLEDLADYPLITIDGPPQYFLDFHLPRRTPLGRPIPRGPATTAWQEVLSLVSAGKAVCPTSIHSADYYSRPELAFVPFHDAPTIDFGLTWLTSAENVYIRTFVQTILEVAADFPGAVGAGQIVSGTGGR, encoded by the coding sequence GTGGAGCTTCGCGAAATCGAGATATTTTTGGTCTTGGCCGATGAACTGCACTTCGGCAGGACAGCAGAGCGGCTCGGGGTATCCCCGGGACGCATCAGCCAGGTGATCAAACAGCTGGAAAGCCGGGTCGGCGCACCGTTGTTCGTGCGCACCAGCCGTCAGGTGACACCCACGCCGGTCGGACGTCAGCTGCGTGACGATCTGGCCCCCGGCTACCAGCGGATCAAACAGGCGATCGCCGAAGCGACCGCGAACGGGCACGGCATCACCGGGGTCTTGCGGGTCGGCTTCTCCGGCGCCTGGTGCGGCAACCTCATCGTCGCGGCGGGTAATCTGTTCCAGACGCGCTACCCCGCATGCAAAATTCAGATCCAAGAGGCGGCGCTCAACGACCGCTTCGGGCCGTTGCGTACTCGTGAGCTCGACCTTCAGCTCACCGAATTTCCTGCCGACGAACCTGATGTCACGACCGGCCCCGTCATCTTCTCTCATCCGCGCGCACTCACCGTTCCGGCGGCACATCCCCTTGCCGGTCGCGAATCGGTGTCTCTCGAGGACCTTGCGGACTACCCCCTGATCACGATCGACGGGCCGCCGCAGTATTTTCTCGACTTCCACCTGCCGCGCCGCACTCCCTTGGGCCGACCCATCCCGCGGGGCCCGGCGACCACGGCGTGGCAGGAAGTCCTCTCCCTCGTGAGCGCGGGTAAAGCGGTTTGCCCCACCTCCATTCACTCGGCCGACTACTACAGCCGCCCCGAACTCGCCTTCGTCCCTTTTCACGACGCCCCGACAATAGACTTCGGACTCACCTGGCTCACGTCGGCCGAGAATGTCTACATCCGAACCTTCGTTCAGACGATCCTGGAGGTCGCCGCGGACTTCCCCGGCGCGGTCGGCGCCGGACAGATCGTCAGCGGAACAGGTGGGCGTTAG
- the pepN gene encoding aminopeptidase N has translation MSAPNLTRDQAIERASTVSVENYRIELDLTDGAGKPGEQTFSSRTTVTFTATPGASTFIDIVARGVGSAVLNGRPVDVADYDESTGITLTDLAERNELVVEADCEYSNTGEGLHRFVDPTDDTVYLYSQFETADAKRMFACFDQPDLKATFDISVTAPVDWKVISNSAVVETLAADPGKHIFRTTPKMSTYLVALIAGPYTAWTDVYTDDHGAIPLGIYCRASLAEYMDADRLFTETKQGFGFYHKNFGVPYAFGKYDQLFVPEFNAGAMENAGAVTFLEDYVFRSKVTRASYERRAETVLHEMAHMWFGDLVTMKWWDDLWLNESFATFASVLCQSDATEYTSAWTTFANVEKSWAYRQDQLPSTHPIAADIPDLAAVEVNFDGITYAKGASVLKQLVAYVGLEPFLAGLRAYFAEHAYGNATFDDLLRALEKSSGRNLSTWGTQWLKTTGLNILRPDFEVAADGSFSSFAVVQEGAAPGAGERRVHRLAIGVYDDQDGKLVRTERIEIDLDAAERTEVPQLVGVARGKLVLVNDDDLTYCSVRLDPDSLDVLVNRIGDIAQPLPRTLAWSAAWEMTRQAEMRARDFVALVQRGIGAETEIGVVQRLLMQANTAIGSYADPTWAATTGWPEFANRLLELAREAEPSSDHQLAFVNALTGAKLSAWHTEVLGEVLDGDPAEVGLPGLTVDTDLRWRIVTALAAAGEIDADGTGTPVIDQELANDPTAAGKRQAAAAATARPIAEVKEQAWATVMGDDSVANITARSIVGGFAPAGQNELLTPYVDRYFAEVPGVWERRSSEVAQTVVIGLYPAWAISADAVAAADKFLAGDHPPALRRLVTEGKAGIERSLRARAFDVES, from the coding sequence ATGTCTGCACCCAACCTGACTCGTGACCAGGCGATCGAACGCGCCTCGACAGTGTCGGTCGAGAACTACCGCATCGAACTCGACCTGACCGACGGGGCGGGCAAACCGGGCGAGCAGACGTTCTCCTCCCGCACCACGGTCACCTTCACCGCCACCCCTGGTGCGAGCACCTTCATCGATATCGTGGCGCGCGGGGTCGGCTCGGCGGTCCTCAACGGCCGGCCGGTCGATGTCGCCGACTACGACGAGTCCACCGGGATCACGCTGACCGACCTCGCCGAGCGCAACGAGCTCGTGGTCGAGGCGGACTGCGAGTACTCCAACACCGGTGAGGGCCTGCACCGCTTCGTCGATCCGACCGACGACACCGTCTACCTGTACTCACAGTTCGAGACCGCCGACGCCAAGCGTATGTTCGCCTGCTTCGACCAGCCGGATCTCAAGGCCACCTTCGACATCTCGGTCACCGCGCCTGTCGACTGGAAGGTCATCTCCAACAGCGCTGTCGTGGAAACCCTTGCCGCCGACCCCGGTAAGCACATCTTCCGCACCACCCCGAAGATGAGCACCTACTTGGTGGCGCTGATCGCCGGACCGTACACCGCGTGGACCGATGTCTACACCGACGACCACGGCGCCATCCCGCTCGGCATCTACTGCCGCGCCTCGCTGGCCGAGTACATGGACGCCGACCGGCTCTTCACCGAGACCAAGCAGGGATTCGGCTTCTACCACAAGAACTTCGGCGTGCCGTATGCCTTCGGCAAGTACGACCAGCTGTTCGTGCCCGAATTCAACGCGGGCGCCATGGAGAACGCCGGCGCGGTGACCTTCCTGGAGGACTACGTCTTCCGGTCCAAGGTCACCCGCGCCTCCTACGAGCGGCGCGCGGAGACGGTGCTGCACGAAATGGCGCACATGTGGTTCGGCGACCTGGTCACCATGAAGTGGTGGGACGACCTGTGGCTCAACGAGTCGTTCGCGACCTTCGCCTCGGTGCTGTGCCAGTCCGACGCCACCGAATACACCAGTGCCTGGACCACGTTCGCGAATGTGGAGAAGTCCTGGGCCTACCGGCAGGACCAGCTGCCCTCCACCCACCCGATCGCCGCGGACATCCCCGATCTGGCGGCGGTCGAGGTGAACTTCGACGGCATCACCTACGCCAAGGGCGCGAGCGTGCTCAAGCAGCTCGTCGCATACGTCGGCCTCGAGCCGTTCCTGGCCGGGCTGCGCGCGTACTTCGCCGAACATGCCTACGGCAATGCCACTTTCGACGACCTGCTGCGGGCATTGGAGAAGTCGTCCGGCCGTAACCTGTCGACCTGGGGCACCCAGTGGCTCAAGACCACCGGCCTCAATATCCTGCGCCCGGACTTCGAAGTGGCCGCCGACGGTTCGTTCTCCTCGTTCGCGGTCGTCCAGGAAGGCGCGGCGCCCGGCGCGGGCGAGCGGCGCGTGCACCGTCTGGCCATCGGCGTCTACGACGACCAGGACGGAAAGCTGGTCCGCACCGAACGCATCGAAATCGACCTGGATGCCGCCGAGCGCACCGAGGTCCCCCAACTCGTCGGCGTTGCGCGCGGCAAGCTGGTGCTGGTCAACGACGACGACCTCACCTACTGCTCGGTGCGCCTCGACCCCGATTCGCTCGACGTGCTGGTGAACCGCATCGGCGATATCGCACAGCCACTCCCCCGCACCCTGGCGTGGTCGGCCGCGTGGGAAATGACACGGCAGGCCGAGATGCGGGCGCGCGACTTCGTCGCACTCGTCCAGCGCGGCATCGGAGCGGAGACCGAAATCGGTGTGGTGCAAAGGCTGCTGATGCAGGCCAACACCGCCATCGGCAGCTACGCCGATCCCACCTGGGCCGCGACCACCGGCTGGCCCGAGTTCGCCAACCGTCTGCTCGAGCTCGCCCGCGAGGCCGAGCCAAGCTCCGACCACCAACTCGCCTTCGTCAACGCACTCACCGGCGCCAAACTGTCCGCCTGGCATACCGAGGTGCTGGGCGAGGTGCTCGACGGCGATCCCGCCGAGGTCGGCCTCCCCGGCCTGACCGTCGACACCGACCTGCGCTGGCGGATCGTCACCGCACTCGCCGCCGCGGGCGAAATCGACGCCGACGGCACGGGCACCCCGGTGATCGACCAGGAACTGGCCAACGACCCGACCGCAGCAGGCAAGCGGCAGGCCGCCGCCGCCGCGACGGCGCGACCGATCGCCGAGGTGAAAGAGCAGGCCTGGGCGACGGTGATGGGCGACGATTCGGTCGCCAACATCACCGCTCGCTCGATTGTCGGCGGCTTCGCACCGGCCGGTCAGAACGAGCTGCTGACGCCCTATGTGGACCGGTACTTCGCCGAGGTCCCCGGTGTCTGGGAGCGGCGCTCCAGCGAGGTGGCGCAAACCGTGGTGATCGGCCTCTACCCGGCCTGGGCGATCAGCGCGGACGCCGTCGCCGCGGCCGATAAATTCCTTGCGGGCGATCACCCGCCCGCACTGCGCCGCCTGGTCACCGAAGGCAAAGCAGGCATCGAGCGCTCGCTGCGCGCCCGCGCGTTCGACGTCGAGTCGTAG
- a CDS encoding phosphoribosylaminoimidazolesuccinocarboxamide synthase produces the protein MKHIHAGKVRDLYEDGDTLLLVATDRVSVYDVSLPTPIPDKGKLLTQLSNWWFEFFADIPNHVLSTTDVPAEFAGRAIRVKPLKMVQVECIARGYLVGMGLREYQRDGAVSGVRLPAGLREGDKLPEPIFTPTTKISDTGHDEFMTFDDVVNQEGREVAERLRDLTLDLYSRGAAHAAERGVIVADTKVEFGWDGETLTLGDEVLTSDSSRFWPAAEWEPGRPQRSFDKQFVRDWSTSTGWDKEPPGPEIPADIVEATRQRYMQAYELITGKTWSA, from the coding sequence GTGAAGCACATCCACGCGGGAAAGGTGCGCGACCTCTACGAGGACGGCGATACCCTGCTGCTCGTGGCCACCGACCGGGTGTCGGTGTACGACGTGTCGCTGCCCACCCCCATCCCGGACAAGGGCAAGCTGCTGACCCAGTTGTCGAACTGGTGGTTCGAGTTCTTCGCCGACATCCCCAACCATGTGCTGTCCACCACCGATGTGCCCGCCGAATTCGCAGGTCGCGCCATCCGGGTCAAGCCGTTGAAGATGGTGCAGGTCGAATGCATCGCACGCGGCTACCTGGTCGGCATGGGGCTGCGCGAGTACCAGCGTGACGGCGCGGTTTCCGGCGTGCGGCTGCCCGCGGGTCTGCGCGAGGGCGACAAGCTGCCCGAGCCGATCTTCACTCCGACCACCAAGATCTCCGATACCGGTCACGACGAGTTCATGACCTTCGACGATGTCGTGAATCAGGAGGGCCGCGAGGTCGCCGAGCGGCTGCGCGATCTGACCCTGGACCTGTACTCCCGCGGCGCGGCGCACGCGGCCGAGCGCGGTGTCATCGTCGCCGATACCAAGGTCGAATTCGGCTGGGACGGTGAAACGCTGACGCTCGGCGACGAGGTGCTCACGTCGGACTCGTCGCGCTTCTGGCCTGCCGCCGAGTGGGAGCCGGGCCGCCCGCAGCGCTCCTTCGACAAGCAGTTCGTCCGGGACTGGTCCACCTCGACCGGCTGGGACAAGGAGCCACCCGGCCCGGAAATCCCCGCCGACATCGTCGAAGCGACCCGGCAGCGCTATATGCAGGCCTATGAGTTGATCACCGGAAAGACCTGGAGCGCGTAG
- a CDS encoding NUDIX domain-containing protein, with the protein MAGKYSAGILLFRRTSGETEVLIGHMGGPFWARKDNGAWSIPKGEYEPDTEDAAAAARREFTEELGLPVPDGEWIPLGEVRYGSGKSAKNLTVWAIEADLDPAQVVPGTFEMEWPPRSGRMALFPEIDRAAWFDLATAQDKLGTGQRPYVDRLAEHLTGPPA; encoded by the coding sequence GTGGCAGGCAAATACAGCGCGGGAATTCTCTTGTTCCGCCGGACCTCGGGCGAAACCGAGGTCCTCATCGGACATATGGGTGGACCGTTCTGGGCGCGTAAAGACAACGGCGCCTGGTCGATTCCGAAAGGCGAGTACGAACCGGACACCGAGGACGCCGCTGCTGCGGCGCGTCGCGAGTTCACCGAGGAGCTCGGTCTGCCTGTGCCGGACGGTGAGTGGATACCGCTGGGTGAAGTGCGCTACGGCAGCGGCAAGAGCGCAAAGAACCTCACCGTGTGGGCGATCGAGGCGGACCTGGATCCGGCACAGGTGGTGCCGGGAACATTCGAGATGGAGTGGCCACCACGTTCCGGTCGGATGGCACTGTTCCCGGAAATCGACCGCGCGGCATGGTTCGACCTTGCCACCGCACAGGACAAACTGGGCACCGGCCAGCGGCCGTATGTGGACCGCCTTGCCGAACATCTCACCGGCCCACCGGCCTGA
- a CDS encoding RNA polymerase sigma factor, whose product MTGTLPVGTEDLLRELAPQVLGVLVRRFGDFDTAEDALQEAMIAAATQWPTEGLPDNPRGWLIQVAQRRMTDVVRAEVTRRRRETTVFERDVSGAEAVDRDDTLAMFFLCCHPALSSASAIALTLRAVGGLTTSEIAHAFLLPETTMAQRISRAKKRLSTVDRPFARPGDAEWRERLGVVLHVLYLIFSEGHTTSSGPHLHRTDLSTEAIRLSRSIHRLLPEDTEVTGLLALMLLTDARRAARTGAHGELIPLTEQNRALWDRAAITEGMTLTTSTLARGLTGPYQLQAAIAVLHAEALRPEDTDWPRILVLYNMIERMAPNPMVTLNRAVATAMVHGPTAGLELADTLDDQLAGNHRLDAVRGHLYEMAGDVDAAITSYTAAAGRTTSTPERDYLTIRAARLRRMPPEH is encoded by the coding sequence GTGACCGGAACACTGCCTGTCGGCACGGAGGATCTGTTGCGCGAACTCGCACCGCAGGTCCTCGGCGTCCTGGTGCGCCGATTCGGTGACTTCGACACTGCTGAGGACGCGCTGCAGGAGGCCATGATCGCGGCGGCGACGCAATGGCCGACCGAGGGACTGCCGGACAACCCGCGCGGCTGGCTCATCCAGGTGGCACAGCGCCGGATGACCGACGTGGTGCGCGCCGAGGTGACCCGGCGGCGCAGGGAGACAACGGTTTTCGAGCGAGACGTGTCCGGCGCGGAAGCAGTCGATCGCGATGACACGCTTGCCATGTTCTTCCTGTGCTGCCATCCGGCACTATCCTCCGCGAGCGCGATCGCCCTGACGCTGCGCGCCGTCGGGGGTCTCACAACGAGCGAGATCGCCCACGCCTTCCTGTTGCCGGAGACCACTATGGCGCAACGTATCTCGCGCGCCAAGAAGCGGTTGTCCACTGTCGATCGCCCCTTCGCGCGACCGGGCGACGCCGAATGGCGGGAACGGCTCGGCGTGGTGCTGCACGTGCTCTATCTGATCTTCAGCGAAGGCCACACCACCAGCTCGGGTCCGCATCTGCATCGCACCGATCTGTCCACCGAGGCGATTCGCCTGAGCAGGTCCATCCATCGGCTGCTGCCCGAGGACACCGAGGTCACCGGCTTACTCGCGCTGATGTTGCTCACCGACGCCCGCCGCGCCGCGCGCACCGGGGCGCATGGCGAACTGATTCCCCTCACCGAGCAGAATCGCGCGCTGTGGGACCGCGCGGCGATCACCGAAGGTATGACGCTGACGACCAGCACCCTCGCACGTGGCCTCACGGGCCCCTACCAACTCCAGGCCGCGATTGCCGTCCTGCACGCCGAGGCCTTACGCCCCGAGGACACCGACTGGCCCCGAATCCTCGTGCTCTACAACATGATCGAACGCATGGCCCCGAATCCGATGGTGACCCTCAACCGCGCCGTCGCGACCGCCATGGTGCACGGCCCCACCGCCGGTCTCGAACTGGCCGACACCCTCGACGACCAACTGGCGGGCAACCACCGGCTCGACGCCGTCCGTGGCCACCTCTACGAAATGGCAGGCGATGTCGACGCCGCCATCACCTCGTACACCGCCGCAGCGGGCCGCACCACCAGCACCCCCGAGCGCGACTACCTGACCATCCGCGCCGCCCGACTCCGCCGCATGCCTCCAGAGCACTGA